One Hippoglossus hippoglossus isolate fHipHip1 chromosome 5, fHipHip1.pri, whole genome shotgun sequence genomic window carries:
- the ptpra gene encoding receptor-type tyrosine-protein phosphatase alpha: MPTPLLQGRMGVCPLLLLLGVALGASAQDHVPVTSPPNITAKPTDPPTAPSLDFTVAPTPAPPGPASTLAPADVPETTGATTTTNASPADGEDVEPVGPDATAKVLPIPPPPPPDPTDAPQAPPTTEPPPPPPEAGGDNDTTTETPDTPSTDTDTDEEIITLETETTTEPEFEFTTDSSPHDNNQSDDMPIIAVMVALSSLLVIIFIIIILYMLRFKKYKQAGSHSNSFRLTNGRSDDTELQTVPLLARSPSTNRKYPPLPVDKLEEEMNRRMADDNKLFREEFNALPVCPIQASCDAASKEENKEKNRYVNILPYDHSRVHLSSLEGVPDSDFINASFINGYHEKNKFIAAQGPKEETVNDYWRMIWEQNTATIVMVTNLKERKECKCAQYWPDQGCWTYGNIRVSVEDSMVLVDYTIRKFCIQQVGDVSGKKPQRLVTQFHFTSWPDFGVPFTPIGMLKFLKKVKNCNPQYAGPIVVHCSAGVGRTGTFIVIDAMLDMMIAERKVDVFGFVTRIRAQRCQMVQTDMQYVFIFQAMLEHYLYGDTELEVTSLESHLAKLYTPSPGAGCSGLEAEFKKLTSIKIQNDKMRTGNLPANMKKNRVLQIIPYEFNRVIIPVKRGEENTDYVNSSFIDGYRQKDSYMASQGPLQHTMEDFWRMIWEWRSCSIVMLTELEERGQEKCAQYWPSDGVVVYGDISIELKREEESESYTVRELLVTNNRENKARAVRQFHFHGWPEVGIPTDGKGMINIIAAVQKQQQQSGNHPITVHCSAGAGRTGTFCALSTVLERVKAEGILDVFQTVKSLRLQRPHMVQTLEQYEFCYKVVQEYIDAFSDYANFK, translated from the exons ATGCCAACTCCGCTTCTTCAG GGCAGAATGGGTGTGTGtcccctgctcctgctgcttgGTGTAGCCCTCGGGGCCTCGGCCCAGGATCATGTCCCCGTCACAA GTCCTCCTAATATCACTGCCAAACCCACAGACCCCCCCACCGCACCCTCCCTCGACTTTACAGTCGCACCCACTCCAGCACCCCCAGGCCCGGCCTCAACGCTCGCCCCTGCAGACGTCCCGGAGACGACAGGAGCGACGACCACCACAAACGCAAGCCCAGCTGATGGAGAGGACGTAGAACCAGTGGGTCCCGATGCCACTGCAAAAGTGTTACCGATTCCTCCGCCCCCACCTCCGGATCCAACTGATGCCCCTCAGGCACCACCGACCACCgagcctccccctcctccccccgaGGCTGGGGGAGACAACGACACCACAACCGAGACTCCAGACACCCCATCtacagacactgacacagatGAGGAGATAATCACTCTGGAGACAGAGACCACCACAGAACCTGAATTTGAGTTCACCACAGACTCCAGCCCACATG ACAACAACCAGTCAGATGACATGCCGATCATCGCCGTGATGGTGGCCCTGTCCTCCCTGCTggtcatcatcttcatcatcatcatcctctacATGCTCAG GTTTAAGAAGTACAAGCAGGCAGGAAGCCATTCAAATTCCTTCAGACTGACCAATGGTAGATCGGATGATACAG AGCTCCAGACTGTCCCGCTATTGGCCCGTTCGCCCAGCACCAACAGGAAGTACCCACCGCTTCCTGTTGACAAACTGGAGGAAGAAATGAATCGTCGCATGGCTGATGACAACAAACTCTTCAGGGAGGAGTTTAAT GCGCTGCCAGTCTGCCCCATACAGGCCTCGTGTGACGCTGCTTCCAAggaagagaataaagaaaagaacagataCGTCAACATCCTGCCAT atgaTCACTCGAGGGTGCATCTCTCATCTCTGGAGGGAGTCCCCGACTCTGACTTCATCAACGCCTCCTTTATAAAT GGTTACCATGAGAAGAATAAGTTTATTGCAGCTcaag GGCCAAAGGAGGAGACGGTAAATGACTACTGGCGAATGATCTGGGAGCAGAACACAGCGACCATTGTCATGGTGACCAAcctgaaggagagaaaggag tgtaaGTGTGCCCAGTACTGGCCGGACCAGGGCTGTTGGACCTATGGGAATATCCGTGTATCTGTAGAAGACTCTATGGTTCTGGTGGACTACACCATCCGCAAGTTCTGCATCCAACAG gtggGAGATGTGTCTGGGAAGAAGCCCCAGAGGCTCGTCACCCAGTTCCATTTCACCAGCTGGCCAGACTTTGGGGTGCCCTTCACCCCCATTGGCATGCTCAAGTTCCTCAAGAAAGTCAAGAACTGCAACCCCCAGTACGCCGGGCCCATTGTGGTCCATTGTAG TGCGGGTGTGGGGAGGACAGGTACCTTTATTGTGATCGATGCCATGTTGGACATGATGATCGCTGAGAGGAAGGTGGACGTGTTTGGTTTCGTCACCAGGATCAGAGCCCAGCGCTGTCAGATGGTCCAGACTGAT aTGCAGTATGTGTTCATCTTCCAGGCCATGTTAGAGCACTACCTGTACGGAGACACAGAGCTGGAGGTTACGTCTCTGGAGTCCCACTTGGCCAAACTTTACACCCCCTCACCTGGAGCTGGCTGCAGTGGTCTGGAGGCTGAATTcaag AAACTGACATCCATCAAGATCCAGAACGACAAGATGAGGACAGGCAACTTGCCCGCCAACATGAAGAAGAACAGAGTCCTGCAGATCATTCCAT ATGAGTTCAACAGAGTGATCATTCCAGTCAAACGAGGCGAGGAGAACACAGACTACGTCAATTCCTCTTTCATTGAT GGCTACCGTCAGAAGGACTCGTACATGGCGAGCCAGGGCCCCCTGCAGCACACCATGGAGGACTTCTGGAGGATGATCTGGGAGTGGAGAAGTTGCTCCATAGTCATGCTcactgagctggaggagagagggcag GAGAAGTGCGCTCAGTATTGGCCCAGTGATGGAGTAGTGGTCTATGGGGACATTTCCATCGAGctgaaaagggaggaggagagcgagagcTACACGGTGCGTGAACTCCTGGTCACCAACAACAGG GAGAACAAGGCTCGAGCGGTGCGTCAGTTCCATTTCCATGGCTGGCCAGAAGTGGGCATCCCCACTGACGGAAAAGGCATGATCAATATAATTGCTGCGGTGCAGAAGCAACAGCAACAGTCTGGCAACCACCCCATCACTGTACactgcag tgctGGTGCTGGCCGGACAGGGACTTTCTGTGCGTTGAGTACAGTCCTGGAGAGGGTGAAGGCAGAGGGCATCCTGGACGTCTTCCAGACAGTCAAGAGCCTCAGACTGCAGAGACCCCA